From the genome of Candidatus Goldiibacteriota bacterium HGW-Goldbacteria-1, one region includes:
- a CDS encoding threonylcarbamoyl-AMP synthase: protein MKIVKVIKGSLSDKQLQQVINVFKEGGIAVIPTDTVYGVFCSAENKKAVKKIYDLKGRDFSKPLQVFVSSLKQMRELAGIGNSQKRFLKEKLPGPYTLIFKAKPEGVKKMDFIDKTIGIRLVELDIINTIINGLNGPLAATSANFSGAATPDKFRDIDKEFLKNVDICIQFDKIVRGKASTVIDMTDGKKIIRH, encoded by the coding sequence GTGAAAATAGTAAAGGTAATAAAAGGTTCTTTGTCCGATAAACAGCTTCAACAGGTAATAAATGTTTTTAAAGAAGGCGGAATTGCGGTTATCCCCACGGATACAGTTTATGGGGTTTTTTGTTCTGCGGAAAATAAGAAAGCCGTAAAAAAAATATATGATTTAAAAGGGCGGGACTTTTCAAAGCCCCTTCAGGTATTTGTCTCTTCGCTGAAACAGATGCGTGAACTTGCCGGCATTGGCAATAGTCAAAAACGTTTTCTTAAAGAAAAACTTCCAGGCCCTTATACGCTTATATTTAAAGCAAAACCCGAAGGTGTAAAAAAAATGGATTTTATTGATAAAACAATAGGGATAAGGCTTGTTGAATTGGATATAATAAACACAATAATAAATGGTTTAAATGGCCCGCTTGCGGCCACTTCTGCCAATTTTTCCGGCGCGGCAACTCCGGATAAATTCAGGGACATCGATAAAGAATTTTTAAAAAATGTTGATATTTGTATTCAATTTGATAAGATAGTCAGAGGAAAAGCGTCAACTGTCATAGATATGACAGACGGTAAAAAAATAATAAGGCATTAA
- a CDS encoding ferredoxin, translating to MANKAAKNADNVAGKYYVDDQCTSCGICEGMAPDNFKLKDDGSYAFVSAQPTADQEAACKEAMDSCPSSAIGDDGN from the coding sequence ATGGCAAACAAAGCAGCAAAGAACGCGGACAACGTCGCGGGCAAGTATTACGTTGATGATCAGTGCACATCCTGCGGGATATGCGAAGGAATGGCTCCGGATAATTTCAAATTAAAAGATGACGGCTCATATGCATTTGTAAGCGCCCAGCCGACAGCTGACCAGGAAGCGGCATGCAAAGAAGCAATGGATTCCTGCCCGTCATCGGCAATTGGCGACGACGGAAACTAA
- a CDS encoding iron ABC transporter, whose translation MKKGIIISITMLGVLIIAAGVSLCIGSAEISPSAVLSILAGGNQGTPDYMIITGLRLPRIILAIIVGAMLGISGAALQSLFRNSLVDPFITGISSGAALGASIGIISGFTFIIAPAFAGAMLAVFFVYTVSIKDGRVNSSRLLLTGVMTGTMLSSAVMLLSAVNSRDIVKVIYWLMGDLSGSNYQQIKGAAIILLAALAAGMFFANDLNIMSAGEETASTLGVNPEFLKLFYFILASIITAAAVSLSGVIGFIGLVVPHAVRKFTGPDLRFLLPASAVFGALFLLVCDTLARTIFLPGELPVGVITGLIGAPIFIILAKRVK comes from the coding sequence ATGAAAAAAGGAATTATAATTTCTATAACAATGCTTGGCGTGCTTATTATCGCTGCCGGCGTGTCATTATGTATCGGCTCGGCAGAGATATCACCGTCAGCGGTATTATCCATACTGGCAGGCGGTAATCAGGGGACTCCCGATTACATGATAATAACCGGTTTAAGGCTGCCCAGAATTATTCTTGCAATTATCGTAGGCGCTATGCTTGGCATAAGCGGGGCGGCGCTGCAGTCGCTTTTCAGAAATTCTCTTGTGGACCCGTTTATTACAGGTATCTCTTCCGGCGCCGCATTGGGCGCTTCAATTGGCATAATATCAGGTTTTACTTTTATAATCGCGCCGGCGTTTGCGGGCGCCATGCTTGCTGTGTTTTTTGTTTACACAGTTTCCATCAAAGACGGCAGAGTAAATTCATCACGCCTTCTGTTAACCGGTGTAATGACAGGGACAATGCTGTCTTCGGCTGTTATGCTTTTAAGCGCGGTAAACAGCCGTGACATAGTAAAGGTTATTTACTGGCTTATGGGCGACCTTTCAGGAAGTAATTATCAGCAGATAAAGGGTGCGGCAATAATACTTTTAGCAGCCCTTGCTGCCGGAATGTTTTTTGCCAATGACCTTAACATAATGTCCGCGGGAGAAGAGACCGCTTCCACCCTTGGCGTTAATCCGGAATTTTTAAAACTTTTTTATTTTATTCTGGCAAGCATTATAACCGCTGCCGCGGTTTCTTTAAGCGGGGTAATTGGGTTTATAGGCCTTGTGGTGCCGCACGCTGTCAGAAAGTTTACAGGCCCGGATTTAAGGTTTCTTCTGCCGGCTTCCGCGGTTTTTGGCGCACTGTTTCTGCTTGTGTGCGATACCCTTGCAAGGACGATTTTTCTTCCGGGCGAGCTTCCGGTGGGAGTTATAACAGGGCTTATTGGCGCGCCTATATTTATAATCCTGGCAAAAAGGGTGAAATAG